One Fusobacterium ulcerans DNA segment encodes these proteins:
- a CDS encoding LptF/LptG family permease: protein MKIKIIDKYISKNFIKSFFLSLIAFVGIFLVSQLFKVIRYVSDGRFSANESITYILTMIPKILIDVAPLAVLLGSLMTVSSMASNLEIISLKTAGISFKRIVLFPICISAVIAVMVFYINDSLYPYSVRKNREIKDGERAKREMPVEKKNAFLRGENSNYVYLMGKINRETGFGENIEIVDLNEEFNKVERIITAKEGRYNFSKKVWVLKDANIYDGEKLEKPKEVKIFTENKYDDEPEKFITKSVEPKTLTIKELKKSVREIKSIGGDTRELLVEIGNRYSFPFSSFIISFLGLSLGSRYVRGASAISMALSVALGYGYYIVQASFEALSINGFLNPFISGWIPNIIFLGIGIYFMYRAEY, encoded by the coding sequence ATGAAAATAAAAATAATAGATAAATACATAAGTAAAAATTTTATAAAATCATTTTTCCTTAGTTTGATCGCTTTTGTAGGAATATTTTTAGTAAGTCAGTTATTTAAGGTTATAAGATATGTAAGTGACGGAAGATTTTCAGCAAATGAATCTATAACTTATATTCTTACAATGATACCAAAGATATTAATAGATGTGGCCCCTCTGGCAGTGCTTTTGGGATCATTAATGACAGTGAGTTCTATGGCTTCAAACCTAGAAATAATATCATTGAAAACAGCTGGAATAAGCTTTAAAAGAATAGTGCTGTTTCCTATTTGTATTTCAGCAGTGATAGCTGTAATGGTGTTCTATATAAATGACAGTCTTTATCCATATTCAGTAAGAAAAAATAGAGAGATAAAAGATGGAGAAAGAGCAAAAAGAGAGATGCCAGTAGAAAAGAAAAATGCTTTTCTGAGAGGTGAAAATTCTAATTATGTTTATCTCATGGGAAAAATAAACAGAGAAACTGGTTTTGGTGAAAATATAGAGATAGTTGATTTAAATGAAGAATTTAATAAAGTTGAAAGAATAATAACTGCAAAAGAAGGAAGATATAATTTTAGTAAAAAAGTATGGGTATTGAAAGATGCCAATATTTATGATGGTGAAAAACTTGAAAAGCCAAAAGAAGTTAAGATTTTTACAGAAAATAAATATGATGATGAACCAGAAAAATTTATAACTAAAAGTGTAGAGCCTAAAACCCTTACAATAAAAGAATTAAAAAAATCTGTAAGAGAAATAAAAAGTATAGGTGGAGATACAAGAGAGCTTCTTGTTGAGATAGGAAATAGATATTCTTTTCCATTTTCAAGTTTCATAATTTCTTTCTTAGGTTTATCTCTTGGAAGCAGATATGTAAGAGGAGCTTCAGCAATAAGTATGGCACTGTCTGTAGCTTTAGGTTATGGGTATTATATAGTACAGGCTTCTTTTGAAGCTTTAAGTATAAATGGATTTTTAAATCCATTTATAAGCGGATGGATTCCTAACATAATTTTTCTAGGAATTGGAATATATTTTATGTATAGAGCAGAATATTAA
- the ruvX gene encoding Holliday junction resolvase RuvX: MYKKYISLDVGDVRIGVAKSDIMGIVATPLEVIDRKKTKAVKRIKELCIQENTKALVVGIPKSLDGTEKRQAEKVREFIAKLNKEIEGLEIIEVDERLTTVSADRMLNESNKKGALEKRKVVDKIAAAIILQTFLDTKR; the protein is encoded by the coding sequence ATGTATAAAAAATATATTTCCTTAGATGTGGGAGATGTGAGGATAGGAGTAGCGAAATCAGATATAATGGGGATAGTAGCTACTCCCCTTGAAGTAATAGACAGAAAAAAAACAAAAGCAGTAAAAAGAATTAAAGAACTTTGTATTCAAGAAAATACAAAAGCATTAGTAGTAGGTATCCCTAAAAGTCTGGATGGAACTGAAAAAAGACAGGCAGAGAAAGTCAGAGAGTTTATAGCTAAATTAAACAAAGAGATTGAAGGCTTGGAAATAATAGAAGTTGATGAAAGACTTACTACTGTGTCAGCAGACAGAATGCTGAATGAATCAAACAAAAAGGGCGCTTTGGAAAAGAGAAAGGTAGTTGATAAAATAGCTGCTGCTATAATACTTCAAACTTTCTTAGATACAAAAAGATAA
- a CDS encoding M16 family metallopeptidase, translating into MNIEIRKLDNGIPVLMENIDSVSTVSLGIFVNTGSRNEYPDESGVSHFIEHMMFKGTKTRSAKEISELIDNEGGLINAYTSRDMTAYYIQMLSSKIDTGIDVLSDMFLNSTFTQENLDKERNVIIEEIRMYDDIPEEIVHDENVKYAITGVQSNIVLGTIESLNNITREKFLKYFDEQYVASNIVVSVAGKIDFDHVVAELNKSLGKFRDSNFKREMDASFTINHGENRIKRETNQVHLCFNTRGNSQIEDMKYPGAIISSVLAGNMSSRLFQKIREERGLAYSVYSYGTAFIEGGLFTIYAGTTKESYQEVIDIIKDEFEDIKKNGITPYELQKSKNQFLSMLTFSLENSKGKMTRMASTYMLYGRVTEIDEIISKIENITLEDIKKTAEYLFQEEFYSCTILGDI; encoded by the coding sequence ATGAATATAGAAATAAGAAAATTAGACAACGGTATACCTGTTTTAATGGAAAATATAGACAGTGTAAGTACTGTAAGTCTAGGGATATTTGTTAATACTGGGTCAAGGAACGAATATCCAGATGAAAGCGGAGTTTCTCATTTTATAGAACATATGATGTTCAAAGGGACAAAAACTAGAAGTGCAAAAGAAATATCTGAGTTGATAGATAATGAAGGTGGATTAATAAATGCCTATACAAGCAGAGATATGACTGCTTACTATATTCAGATGCTTTCAAGTAAAATTGATACTGGTATAGATGTATTGTCAGATATGTTTTTAAATTCTACTTTTACACAGGAAAATTTAGATAAAGAGAGAAATGTAATAATAGAAGAGATAAGAATGTATGATGATATTCCAGAAGAGATAGTACATGATGAAAATGTAAAATATGCAATAACTGGAGTTCAGTCAAATATAGTATTGGGAACTATAGAGAGCCTTAATAATATTACTAGAGAAAAATTTCTAAAATATTTTGATGAACAGTATGTGGCATCAAATATAGTAGTATCTGTTGCAGGAAAAATAGATTTTGATCATGTAGTAGCAGAATTGAATAAAAGTTTGGGAAAATTCAGAGACAGTAATTTCAAAAGAGAGATGGATGCCTCTTTTACAATAAATCATGGAGAAAATAGAATAAAGAGGGAAACTAATCAAGTACATCTTTGTTTTAATACAAGAGGAAACAGCCAGATAGAAGATATGAAATATCCAGGAGCTATAATTTCAAGTGTACTGGCAGGAAATATGAGTTCAAGATTGTTTCAAAAGATAAGAGAAGAAAGAGGATTAGCTTATTCAGTTTACAGCTATGGAACAGCATTTATAGAGGGAGGACTTTTCACTATATATGCAGGGACTACTAAAGAAAGTTATCAGGAAGTTATAGATATAATCAAAGATGAATTTGAAGATATAAAGAAAAATGGAATAACTCCATATGAGCTTCAAAAATCTAAAAATCAATTTTTAAGTATGCTTACTTTCAGCCTTGAAAACAGTAAAGGAAAAATGACAAGAATGGCAAGTACTTATATGCTCTATGGAAGAGTAACTGAAATTGATGAGATAATATCAAAAATAGAAAATATAACATTAGAAGATATAAAAAAGACAGCAGAATATTTATTCCAAGAGGAATTCTATTCTTGCACGATACTTGGAGATATATAA
- a CDS encoding CvpA family protein, with product MYLDIIIGIIIVFSLLYGLRNGLFVEFLAIFGLVVNFIIAKKYTPAVIEFLGLSKDKDRYFVTYIITFWAVYILLGIVIHLVRNILKNQSKGIATRVLGGVIGIAKGVLLSVLILLIYNYSTDMYTSLKKYSKGSYTNEIFLEVVPNIEKYVPEVFQDKIKELKNLELINRYVNKLF from the coding sequence ATGTATTTAGATATAATAATAGGAATCATAATAGTTTTTTCTCTTCTTTATGGATTAAGAAATGGATTGTTTGTTGAATTTTTGGCTATCTTTGGACTGGTAGTAAATTTTATTATTGCTAAAAAATATACTCCAGCTGTAATAGAGTTTTTAGGACTGTCAAAAGATAAAGATCGTTATTTTGTGACGTATATAATAACTTTCTGGGCAGTGTATATTTTACTTGGAATAGTGATACATCTAGTGAGAAATATACTTAAAAATCAGAGCAAAGGAATTGCAACAAGGGTATTAGGAGGAGTAATTGGAATAGCAAAAGGAGTACTTCTTTCTGTTCTTATTCTTTTAATTTATAATTATTCAACAGACATGTATACAAGTCTAAAGAAATATTCTAAAGGAAGTTATACAAATGAAATTTTTCTAGAAGTGGTTCCAAATATAGAAAAATATGTACCTGAAGTTTTTCAAGATAAAATAAAGGAATTGAAAAATTTGGAATTAATTAATAGATATGTCAATAAACTTTTTTAG
- the secF gene encoding protein translocase subunit SecF — MQIKIIENSKKFVGLSLVIVVLSLGAFFTKGLNYGIDFSGGNLFQLRFENPITLNDINNNLDEISKEINQVNPNSRKVQISEDNTVIIRTPELTETEKTEVLDSLKKIGNFDVNKEEKVGASVGEELKTSAIYALGIGAFLIILYITFRFEFTFAVAAVAALFHDLIIAVGVISLLGYEVDTPFIAAILTILGYSINDTIVVFDRIRENMKRKNKISFEACLDKSVNQVMIRSINTSVTTLFAIIAILVFGGDSLKTFIVTLLIGILAGTYSSVFIATPLVYFLDKNKKGPNKGLHIFGEEKKKESKNEEKILV; from the coding sequence ATGCAAATAAAAATTATAGAAAATAGTAAAAAATTTGTAGGACTATCATTAGTTATTGTTGTTCTTTCTCTTGGAGCTTTTTTCACAAAAGGGCTTAACTATGGTATTGACTTCTCTGGAGGAAACTTATTCCAGTTGAGATTTGAAAACCCAATAACATTAAATGATATTAATAATAATTTAGATGAAATTTCTAAAGAGATAAATCAGGTAAATCCTAACAGTAGAAAAGTACAGATTTCTGAAGATAATACTGTTATCATAAGAACGCCTGAACTTACTGAAACAGAAAAAACAGAAGTTTTAGACAGTTTAAAAAAAATTGGAAACTTTGATGTAAATAAAGAAGAGAAAGTAGGAGCAAGTGTTGGAGAAGAACTAAAAACTTCAGCAATATATGCATTAGGAATAGGAGCTTTCCTTATAATCCTTTACATAACTTTCAGATTTGAATTTACATTTGCAGTAGCAGCAGTAGCAGCATTATTCCATGATCTGATTATAGCTGTTGGAGTAATTTCACTTTTAGGTTACGAAGTAGATACACCATTTATAGCAGCCATATTGACTATACTTGGATATTCTATCAATGATACAATAGTTGTATTTGACAGAATAAGAGAAAATATGAAGCGTAAGAATAAAATTTCTTTTGAAGCTTGTTTGGATAAAAGTGTAAATCAGGTAATGATAAGATCTATCAATACATCTGTGACTACATTATTTGCAATCATTGCTATACTTGTTTTTGGTGGAGACAGTTTAAAAACATTTATAGTAACTCTTTTGATCGGTATTCTTGCAGGAACTTACAGTTCAGTATTTATTGCAACACCATTGGTATATTTCCTAGATAAAAATAAAAAAGGACCAAATAAGGGACTTCATATTTTTGGAGAGGAAAAAAAGAAAGAGTCAAAGAATGAAGAAAAAATATTAGTTTAA
- a CDS encoding class I SAM-dependent rRNA methyltransferase: MTKIILISGKEKKIINFYPNVFKDEIKTIIGEAKTGDIVDVCSSDMTFVGRGYVTDSTSAFVRVLTTKDEKIDKNFILEKIRKAYKKREHLFTETNCIRAFFSEGDGIPGLIIDKFDKYVSVQFRNSGVETFRQDIINSIKKVMKPRGIYERSDVENRTLEGVEQKTGIVFGEIPERVIMEDNGLKYSIDIIDGQKTGFFLDQRDSRKFIRKYLTKDTKFLDVFSSSGGFSMAALKENCKKVTAIDKEPHALELCRENYALNEFTGDFVTMEGDAFLLLKTLVGRGEKFDVVTLDPPSLIKRKADIHRGRDFFFDLCDDSFKLLNDGGILGVITCAYHITLQDLIEVTRMAASKNGKLLQVIGINYQPEDHPWILHVPETLYLKALWVKIVDN; encoded by the coding sequence ATGACGAAAATAATATTAATAAGCGGGAAGGAAAAGAAAATAATAAATTTCTATCCCAATGTTTTTAAAGATGAGATAAAAACTATAATAGGAGAGGCAAAAACTGGAGATATAGTAGATGTATGTTCATCTGATATGACCTTTGTAGGAAGAGGATACGTAACAGATTCTACATCAGCTTTTGTAAGAGTACTTACTACAAAAGATGAAAAAATAGATAAAAATTTTATTCTTGAAAAAATCAGAAAAGCTTATAAAAAAAGAGAACATCTTTTTACTGAAACTAATTGTATAAGAGCTTTCTTCTCAGAAGGAGATGGAATCCCAGGTTTAATTATAGATAAATTTGATAAGTATGTATCTGTACAGTTTAGAAATTCTGGAGTAGAAACTTTTAGACAGGATATAATAAACAGCATCAAAAAAGTAATGAAGCCAAGGGGTATATATGAAAGAAGTGATGTTGAAAATAGAACTCTTGAAGGAGTAGAGCAAAAAACAGGAATTGTTTTTGGAGAGATACCAGAAAGAGTTATAATGGAAGACAATGGTCTTAAATATAGTATAGATATAATAGATGGACAAAAAACTGGATTTTTTCTAGATCAGAGAGATTCAAGAAAATTTATAAGAAAATATCTTACAAAGGATACAAAATTTTTAGATGTATTTTCAAGCAGTGGAGGATTTTCAATGGCTGCTTTGAAAGAAAACTGTAAAAAAGTAACAGCTATAGACAAAGAACCTCATGCATTGGAACTGTGCAGAGAAAACTATGCTTTAAATGAATTTACAGGAGATTTTGTTACTATGGAAGGAGATGCTTTTCTTCTGCTGAAAACTCTAGTAGGAAGAGGAGAAAAATTTGATGTAGTTACATTGGACCCGCCATCTTTAATAAAAAGAAAAGCAGATATTCACAGAGGAAGAGATTTTTTCTTTGATCTTTGTGATGATAGTTTTAAACTTTTAAATGATGGGGGAATACTTGGAGTAATAACTTGTGCATATCATATAACTCTTCAAGATTTGATAGAAGTAACAAGAATGGCAGCATCTAAAAATGGAAAACTTCTTCAAGTAATAGGAATAAATTATCAGCCAGAGGATCACCCATGGATACTTCATGTGCCAGAAACTTTGTATTTAAAAGCTTTATGGGTAAAAATAGTAGATAACTAA
- the dut gene encoding dUTP diphosphatase: MEKVIVKVVREENVSLPKYETSGSAGMDVRANIEEPIVMGSLERVLVPTGLKIAIPEGYEVQVRPRSGLAIKHGITLLNTPGTIDSDYRGELKVIMVNLSKDEYVINPQERIGQLVLNKVAQMEFVEVDSLDETERGAGGFGHTGK; encoded by the coding sequence ATGGAAAAAGTTATAGTTAAAGTAGTAAGAGAAGAAAATGTATCACTTCCTAAATATGAAACGTCAGGATCAGCAGGAATGGATGTAAGAGCAAATATAGAGGAACCAATAGTAATGGGTTCACTAGAGAGAGTATTAGTTCCAACAGGACTTAAAATAGCTATACCAGAAGGATATGAGGTACAGGTAAGACCTAGAAGCGGACTTGCAATCAAACATGGAATAACTCTTTTGAATACTCCTGGAACTATCGACAGCGATTACAGAGGGGAATTAAAAGTAATAATGGTAAATCTTAGTAAAGATGAATATGTAATAAATCCTCAAGAGAGAATAGGACAGCTTGTTTTAAATAAAGTTGCACAAATGGAATTTGTAGAAGTGGATTCTTTAGATGAAACTGAAAGAGGAGCAGGGGGATTTGGTCATACAGGAAAGTAA
- the secD gene encoding protein translocase subunit SecD → MGSKLLMRLSLVIVVVIGAIWLSFFKPTKLGLDLKGGVYVVLEAVPDEGVTLDDAAMNRLIEVLDRRINGLGVAESLVQKAGSNRVIIELPGISNTEDAIKMIGKTALLEFKLENPDGTLGETLLTGGALKKADVSYDNLGRPQIQFEMNQEGAVRFAEITRNNIGRKLAITLDGKVQTAPMINSEIPSGNGVITGNYTVEEAKATATLLNAGALPVKAEIVETRTVGASLGDESIAQSKQAGVFAMMLIGVFMIVFYRLPGIVADIALVIFGLITFGCLNFIDATLTLPGIAGLILSAGMAVDANVIIFERIKEELRMGNTVRNAIDAGFSKGFVAIFDSNLTTLIITVILFTFGTGPVKGFAVTLTIGTLASMFTAITITKIILLTFITVFKLNRPELFGVRGKTACK, encoded by the coding sequence ATGGGATCAAAATTATTAATGAGATTGTCTCTTGTTATAGTTGTGGTAATAGGAGCTATATGGCTTAGCTTTTTTAAACCAACTAAACTGGGACTGGACTTAAAAGGTGGAGTGTATGTAGTATTGGAAGCTGTACCAGACGAAGGGGTAACTCTTGATGATGCAGCAATGAACAGACTGATTGAAGTTCTGGACAGAAGAATAAATGGATTAGGGGTAGCAGAATCTCTTGTACAAAAAGCAGGAAGCAATAGAGTAATAATAGAACTTCCAGGAATAAGCAATACAGAAGATGCTATAAAAATGATAGGGAAAACAGCTCTATTAGAATTTAAACTTGAAAATCCAGATGGAACTTTAGGAGAAACTCTTCTAACTGGAGGAGCATTAAAGAAAGCAGATGTATCTTATGACAACTTGGGAAGACCTCAAATTCAATTTGAAATGAACCAAGAGGGAGCAGTAAGATTTGCTGAGATTACAAGAAATAACATAGGAAGAAAACTTGCTATCACACTAGATGGAAAAGTACAGACAGCTCCTATGATCAATTCAGAAATACCAAGTGGAAACGGAGTAATTACAGGAAACTATACTGTAGAAGAAGCAAAAGCAACAGCTACATTGCTGAATGCAGGAGCTCTTCCAGTAAAAGCTGAAATAGTTGAAACAAGAACTGTTGGAGCATCTCTTGGAGATGAATCAATAGCTCAAAGTAAACAGGCAGGAGTATTTGCAATGATGCTTATAGGAGTATTTATGATAGTATTCTACAGACTCCCTGGAATAGTTGCTGATATAGCTCTTGTAATATTTGGACTTATAACTTTTGGATGTCTTAACTTCATTGATGCAACATTAACTCTGCCAGGTATAGCAGGTCTTATCCTGTCAGCAGGTATGGCAGTTGACGCAAACGTTATAATTTTTGAGAGAATAAAAGAAGAACTTAGAATGGGAAATACAGTACGTAATGCTATAGATGCAGGATTCAGCAAAGGATTCGTGGCTATATTCGACTCAAACCTTACAACACTTATAATTACTGTTATTCTTTTTACTTTTGGAACTGGTCCTGTAAAAGGATTTGCTGTAACATTAACAATAGGTACATTGGCATCTATGTTTACAGCTATCACAATTACTAAGATAATTTTACTTACTTTCATTACAGTATTTAAATTAAACAGACCAGAATTATTTGGAGTTAGGGGGAAAACAGCATGCAAATAA
- the alr gene encoding alanine racemase, giving the protein MRAWLEIDMDNLKYNLNKIKELVQGTNVLGVIKANSYGFGAIETAKELSKNGVEIFGVASLEEAMELREGGIEEEILILGSLFNDEIEIAAEKNFQITISSMRQIEFLESNKINAEIHIKIDTGMGRLGFTPEKGKKAVDYCIEKGIKAVGIYSHLSDADGMSDEAYNYTKEQINKFKIFEEYKNIKYIHILNSGGILRFNDGFKGNLVRAGICMYGMLGNERMPGFKRVFTMKTRILFIRTLEEDSYISYGRTVKLKEGETFATLAIGYADGMKKEFSNKTYALIEGEKCPIVGEICMDMCMVKIPESILKKINIGTEAIVIRDDIIEEINSVHKSTWDILTGIGRRVYRVYKKNGTPYLITR; this is encoded by the coding sequence ATGAGAGCTTGGTTAGAAATCGATATGGACAATTTAAAATATAATCTGAATAAAATTAAAGAATTGGTCCAAGGCACAAATGTATTAGGAGTAATAAAAGCTAATAGTTACGGGTTTGGAGCTATCGAAACAGCTAAAGAGCTTTCGAAAAATGGGGTAGAAATCTTTGGAGTAGCCTCTTTGGAAGAAGCAATGGAACTGAGAGAGGGAGGAATAGAAGAAGAAATCCTTATACTAGGTTCACTTTTTAATGATGAAATAGAAATAGCTGCTGAGAAAAATTTTCAAATAACTATAAGCAGCATGAGACAGATAGAATTTTTAGAGTCTAATAAAATAAATGCAGAAATACATATTAAAATAGATACAGGAATGGGAAGATTAGGTTTTACTCCTGAAAAAGGGAAAAAAGCTGTAGATTATTGTATAGAAAAAGGTATAAAAGCAGTTGGTATTTATTCACATCTTTCTGATGCAGATGGAATGAGTGATGAAGCATATAATTATACTAAAGAGCAGATAAATAAATTTAAAATATTTGAAGAGTATAAAAATATAAAATATATACATATTTTAAACAGTGGAGGAATCCTTAGATTCAATGATGGATTTAAAGGAAATCTGGTAAGAGCTGGTATATGTATGTATGGGATGTTGGGAAATGAAAGAATGCCAGGATTCAAAAGGGTTTTTACAATGAAGACAAGAATACTTTTTATAAGAACTCTTGAAGAGGATTCATATATATCTTATGGAAGAACTGTAAAATTGAAAGAGGGGGAAACATTTGCCACTCTTGCAATAGGATATGCTGATGGTATGAAAAAAGAATTTTCCAATAAAACATATGCTTTAATCGAAGGAGAAAAATGTCCAATAGTTGGGGAGATATGTATGGATATGTGCATGGTAAAGATACCAGAGTCAATTTTGAAAAAAATAAATATAGGTACTGAAGCAATTGTTATAAGAGATGATATAATAGAAGAAATAAATTCTGTACATAAATCAACTTGGGATATACTGACAGGAATAGGAAGAAGAGTATATAGAGTCTACAAAAAGAATGGTACTCCATATTTAATAACAAGATAA
- a CDS encoding LptF/LptG family permease — protein MKIIEKYILEEVKMPILFGISLFTFIFLIDIIVAMMENIIVKGISIIDIMRILSFYLPPILSQTIPMGIFLGVMLTFSKFTRTSEATAMSSIGMDLRGIVKPIFILACATTLFIFFLQESIIPRSFSKLQYITTKIAYENPVFQLKEKTFIDEVEEYNLYIDRIEGKDRVAQGVLIFQKNEDVEFPTVLVGKEAYWKDSSMVITDSKFYDFDKDGKEKLRGEFDDKKVPLDAYFDGIDIKVKDIEAMSISMLLKEMKDLPQNEKIPYKVEINRKLALPLSTIMLSLLGVFISIGHHRSGKGANFALSLVVIFSYITFLNIGMVMANRGKIPPFVGVWTPNIILFLVTFYFYKKKSRGI, from the coding sequence ATGAAAATAATAGAAAAATATATTTTAGAAGAGGTGAAAATGCCAATATTATTTGGTATCTCGCTCTTTACATTTATTTTCCTGATAGATATCATAGTGGCTATGATGGAAAATATAATAGTAAAAGGGATATCAATAATTGATATAATGAGGATATTGTCGTTTTATCTTCCTCCTATTTTATCACAGACTATTCCTATGGGAATATTTTTAGGGGTAATGCTGACATTTTCAAAATTTACAAGAACCAGTGAAGCAACAGCTATGAGTTCAATAGGTATGGACCTTAGAGGGATTGTAAAACCTATATTTATATTAGCTTGTGCTACTACACTTTTTATATTTTTTCTTCAAGAAAGTATAATTCCAAGATCTTTTAGTAAACTACAATATATAACTACTAAGATAGCTTATGAAAATCCTGTATTTCAGTTAAAAGAGAAAACTTTTATAGATGAAGTTGAGGAATATAATCTCTATATAGACAGAATAGAAGGAAAAGACAGAGTTGCTCAGGGAGTGCTTATATTTCAGAAAAATGAAGATGTAGAATTTCCTACTGTGTTGGTTGGAAAGGAAGCCTACTGGAAAGATTCTTCAATGGTGATAACAGATTCTAAATTTTACGATTTTGATAAAGATGGAAAAGAAAAATTGAGAGGAGAATTTGATGATAAAAAAGTTCCTCTTGATGCTTACTTTGATGGAATAGATATAAAAGTAAAAGATATTGAAGCTATGAGTATAAGTATGCTTCTTAAAGAAATGAAAGATCTGCCTCAAAATGAAAAAATACCATATAAAGTAGAAATAAATAGAAAACTGGCTCTTCCATTATCCACAATAATGCTTTCTCTATTGGGAGTATTTATTTCCATAGGACATCACAGAAGTGGAAAAGGAGCTAACTTTGCTTTGAGCCTTGTAGTAATATTTTCATATATAACATTCCTGAATATAGGAATGGTTATGGCTAACAGAGGTAAAATTCCTCCATTTGTAGGAGTATGGACACCAAATATAATTTTATTTTTAGTGACTTTCTATTTCTATAAGAAAAAATCTAGGGGGATATAA